A section of the Oncorhynchus gorbuscha isolate QuinsamMale2020 ecotype Even-year linkage group LG06, OgorEven_v1.0, whole genome shotgun sequence genome encodes:
- the LOC124038636 gene encoding golgin subfamily A member 4-like isoform X3: MFMKLKQKMNEEQSAQRNAQSPQQAQQRGTAGSPRGSLNGDGRASPQREESQSFTQKLRVPSVESLLLRGASRAEGLFRSPPKEGLNRSPSLNSLTPLGENEALASPSATPPTPAYGPPSPAYDPPSDIESEAEESYGSSEVLSALSREQLIHRLHRVEKSLGNYRGKYSELVTTYRTVQREKEKSQTILSQSQDKALRRIGELREELQVDQQTKKHLQEEFDAALEEKDQMITVLQTQVALMKKHLKGVPGGAVAPEVEHPLQTEDDSGSAQQSPSTDTAGGSADPSKSIEVLQKRVTHQENLLQKCKELLRTYKERNTQLTSENDTLQERLQELEKNKELHTTQLRGAENLIEQLEQDKGMVIAETKRQMHETLEMKEEEIAQLRSRSKMATAQTAELQEQKEKSEKAAFEELEKALAVGRRAEEARRLLQLQLQEQVKEVERAGEEERRGLQQELTRVKQEVVTILKKSSEEKMAEMDKLHSEALASKEQELSARINQAVDQCKEELAQAAKDKEQQKAAIETESQTKANEIGLELETARTRILKLESSLEKYTQPGSVPSTDDLSTPMEELRMKRKNEVTALEEKHCEEMEKHKLELHQELLAQHNAAMEELRAKHRAEVETILKEKTVQLQAHDEDMNQKTMEKLDVKQTQMEALSFELQELLRIKQVLEERLDAVENAGGLARQELEQRLQEVLTKHSTDIEEIKLQHEQSLGGMEKMLKDELNKVTIVLKEKEKELEAQLVYEKSLKEESKMVLQDRNAKVKELEELRKSLKQAQSEKKGLEKSNAQLSKIRDELSECRSQLKYFVHKLETTQTDCQQKEDTLQQKVQELEVLEKQLQQAKKELSDQDKSYTDELNSKQEEEKRLKKHLEDQKAAHEKKVDNIKKDMAAKWKSQETKMENCKTKTKEMQDKFKKKLQEQDESLKKQLSKKESELQQKEQKLKENILDSQTSSEGLSSAIYQLESNHKEELEKMCEVHKQEKEKFENHWQEKMGQQEEEMQEKHTQILQEKIQEVEEVNQQLATTMEEKEQVVQEVKDLKEELVMRQTTVQKLQAQLKEAAVKMESLSQAEAMFKKQMEAVERNLNTALNERNSFQDQLNKTENKAREKLKSLSERFVDTEKQLQALEASKGKEGEAVQRRLEQHSLQLEVKENEMQKQFAGISKELMRYCRDIEASIEDGTKELSERVESRVSELKDRVLGNQKKIAHLKNVILTKVDRIHTLEKQLQQSTEGKKNLCSSLEQMTVQLNIHKDDIKSLTAERESLQREAENHFQALSEKVICIEQLSEENQTISENVKTNLVHISNLESIINDLKTQFAGSLTGKDEAISLLDQQHKEERERLVCQMAETIDRLEKEKTFAVEQANAFKNNLTEFKRKAESKFSQNHNTVKSLQTRLDDTEKQISEKDEALQRLIASIDNQSISKSEMDQVLSEKEQKVSALSLEVESCNSRLSELEEQLVFKTKESEQLTADLKQQHSIREHEKRELTEHLQQTQEQFRIQNGNLVQATEEKLQSMERENQTLKKELERQREVFDKMKDEILKTKDETLKVAEEKLSKGNAGKVAELKKKAEQKINQIQKPLTSQLEEKEKTGVKALRTQLEEAKVDKATKKQGAETLEEKGTSLEEAMAKMKEEQEKHIEQIHSDERLEKESSLQSLKDMYEEKLSLLQRDILNQEKALAKCKEEQEKHLEQLRNDERLAKESSKNMFEGKLLSYRRDVSNQEETKADETVSRLEFEKKLKEVEEEKVNLLAEISHLKEDLLEKTALIEQQNTELVRLETQGQNAVEVVAHCTAEQTKSLTADKGENHSLTQEDGDAESLLSMQNKLTEAVQEKQNLQKYLRTLRKEHQQDLEYVKKELTQENEKKLMLEVEDLEMKHNSSLKQLMREFNTQMALKEQELTAAVKETIGKAQSVEVELMDSHREETNQLQKVIIQKDDDLNKTVQRYEQVLQNREEEMGDRVCQVQKKLEDLQARTHSASGEMGVEELQAQLAEKTTLLSEARLKEQHFVDRIHSLEDKMKLFHKNSVVTHLGTTFKGTAMMEQCI; this comes from the exons GAGCTGCAGGTGGACCAGCAGACTAAAAAGCACCTTCAGGAGGAGTTTGATGCTGCCCTGGAGGAGAAGGACCAGATGATTACTGTGCTTCAGACACAG GTGGCCCTGATGAAGAAGCATCTGAAGGGGGTCCCTGGTGGAGCTGTGGCCCCTGAGGTTGAACACCCTCTCCAGACTGAAGATGACTCCGGGTCTGCCCAACAGAGCCCCTCCACAGACACAG CAGGGGGCAGCGCTGACCCATCTAAAAGCATTGAGGTACTGCAGAAGAGGGTGACACACCAGGAGAATCTGCTCCAGAAGTGTAAGGAGCTGCTGAGGACATACAAGGAGCGCAACACCCAGTTGACCAGCGAGAACGACACTTTGCAAGAGAGACTACAGGAGCTGGAGAAAAACAAG GAGCTGCACACCACTCAGCTGCGTGGTGCTGAGAACCTCATAGAACAGCTGGAGCAGGACAAG GGCATGGTGATTGCAGAGACGAAGCGTCAGATGCATGAGACTCtggagatgaaggaggaggagatcGCCCAGCTCCGCTCCAGAAGCAAGATGGCCACCGCCCAGACAGCAGAACTGCAGGAGCAGAAAGAGAAGTCTGAGAAAGCTG CGTTTGAGGAGCTGGAGAAGGCTCTGGCCGTGGGCCGGAGGGCTGAGGAGGCGCGGCGGCTGCTGCAGCTCCAGCTACAGGAGCAGgtgaaggaggtggagagggctggggaggaggagaggaggggtctgCAGCAGGAGCTCACCAGGGTCAAGCAGGAGGTGGTCACCATTTTGAAG AAATCCTCAGAGGAGAAGATGGCAGAGATGGACAAGCTACATAGTGAAGCACTGGCCAGTAAAGAACAAGAGCTCAGTGCTCGAATCAACCAGGCTGTG gaTCAGTGCAAAGAGGAACTGGCCCAGGCTGCCAAGGATAAGGAGCAGCAGAAGGCTGCCATAGAGACCGAGTCGCAGACCAAGGCTAATGAGATAGGGCTGGAGCTGGAGACTGCCAGAACT AGAATACTGAAACTCGAGAGCTCTCTGGAAAAGTACACCCAACCTGGATCAGTTCCATCAACAGATGATCTCTCTACTCCGATGGAGGAGCTAAGGATGAAACGCAAGAATGAGGTGACTGCACTAGAGGAGAAGCACTGCGAGGAGATGGAGAAGCACAAGCTAGAGCTGCATCAGGAGCTCTTAGCCCAACACAATGCTGCTATGGAGGAGCTCAGGGCAAAACACAGAGCTGAAGTGGAGACCATCTTGAAGGAGAAAACGGTCCAGTTACAAGCCCATGATGAGGACATGAACCAGAAGACAATGGAGAAGCTGGATGTGAAACAGACTCAGATGGAAGCCCTTTCCTTTGAGCTCCAGGAGTTGTTGAGGATCAAACAGGTTCTCGAGGAGAGACTGGATGCAGTTGAAAACGCTGGTGGGTTAGCCAGGCAGGAGTTGGAGCAGAGGCTACAGGAGGTGCTGACCAAGCACAGTACAGATATTGAGGAGATCAAGCTGCAGCATGAGCAGTCCCTGGGAGGAATGGAGAAGATGCTAAAAGATGAACTCAACAAGGTGACGATAGTgctgaaggagaaagagaaagagcttGAGGCTCAACTTGTCTATGAGAAAAGCCTGAAAGAAGAGTCCAAGATGGTTCTTCAAGACAGGAATGCGAAGGTTAAGGAATTGGAGGAGCTTAGAAAGAGTTTAAAGCAGGCCCAATCAGAAAAGAAGGGCCTTGAGAAATCTAATGCCCAACTCAGTAAGATTAGAGATGAACTCTCAGAGTGCAGGAGTCAATTAAAATATTTTGTGCATAAACTGGAAACAACTCAAACTGACTGCCAGCAGAAAGAGGACACTCTTCAACAAAAGGTACAGGAGCTTGAAGTGCTAGAGAAGCAGTTGCAGCAGGCTAAGAAGGAGCTCTCTGACCAGGATAAATCTTACACTGACGAACTGAACTCTAAGCAAGAGGAAGAAAAACGATTAAAGAAACACCTGGAAGACCAGAAGGCTGCTCATGAGAAGAAGGTGGACAACATTAAGAAAGACATGGCGGCCAAGTGGAAATCACAGGAGACAAAGATGGAGAATTGTAAAACTAAGACCAAAGAGATGCAGGATAAATTTAAGAAGAAGCTTCAGGAGCAAGACGAATCTTTGAAAAAGCAACTGTCAAAGAAGGAGTCAGAGCTACAGCAGAAAGAACAAAAACTTAAAGAAAACATCCTGGACTCTCAGACAAGTTCAGAAGGCCTGAGCAGTGCTATATACCAGCTTGAGTCCAATCACAAGGAAGAACTAGAGAAGATGTGTGAAGTCCATAAGCAAGAGAAGGAAAAGTTTGAGAATCATTGGCAGGAAAAGATGGGACAACAGGAAGAAGAAAtgcaggagaaacacacacaaatactacaGGAGAAGATACAGGAAGTGGAGGAGGTCAACCAGCAGCTTGCAACCACCATGGAAGAAAAAGAGCAAGTTGTGCAGGAAGTGAAGGACTTGAAGGAAGAGTTGGTGATGAGACAGACCACTGTGCAGAAACTGCAGGCCCAACTGAAGGAAGCCGCAGTCAAAATGGAGAGTTTATCTCAAGCTGAGGCAATGTTCAAAAAGCAAATGGAGGCGGTCGAGAGGAATCTGAACACTGCTCTTAATGAGAGGAACTCCTTCCAGGATCAGCTGAACAAGACTGAGAATAAGGCAAGAGAGAAGCTCAAGTCTCTGTCTGAGAGGTTTGTAGACACTGAGAAGCAGCTTCAAGCTCTTGAGGCTTCTAAGGGTAAGGAAGGGGAGGCAGTTCAGAGGAGACTTGAACAACATTCTCTTCAACTAGAAGTCAAGGAAAACGAAATGCAGAAGCAGTTCGCTGGGATCAGCAAGGAATTAATGCGTTACTGCCGTGACATTGAGGCCAGCATCGAAGATGGTACAAAGGAGCTCTCTGAACGGGTCGAGAGCAGAGTGAGCGAGCTGAAAGACCGAGTTCTGGGTAATCAGAAGAAGATAGCACATCTTAAAAATGTTATCCTTACAAAGGTTGACAGGATACACACTTTGGAGAAACAACTCCAGCAGAGTACAGAGGGGAAGAAGAACCTATGCAGTTCACTAGAGCAGATGACTGTTCAACTAAATATACACAAAGATGATATCAAATCCTTAACTGCTGAGAGGGAGTCTCTACAGAGGGAGGCTGAAAATCACTTTCAAGCTCTCTCAGAAAAAGTAATCTGCATCGAACAGCTCAGTGAGGAAAACCAAACAATCTCAGAGAATGTCAAAACAAATTTGGTGCATATCAGCAACTTGGAGAGTATCATAAATGACTTGAAGACCCAGTTCGCAGGTAGTCTTACTGGGAAGGATGAAGCGATATCACTGCTTGATCAGCAgcacaaggaggagagagagagacttgtttGCCAAATGGCGGAGACCATTGACAGACTAGAGAAAGAGAAGACATTTGCAGTGGAGCAAGCCAACGCCTTCAAGAACAACCTCACAGAGTTCAAGAGGAAAGCAGAGTCCAAGTTCTCTCAGAACCACAATACTGTTAAGTCTCTGCAGACCAGACTTGATGATACGGAGAAACAGATCTCTGAGAAGGATGAGGCCTTACAGAGGCTGATAGCCAGCATTGACAATCAGTCCATTAGCAAGTCAGAAATGGACCAAGTCTTGAGTGAAAAGGAGCAGAAAGTCAGTGCCCTTTCTTTGGAAGTGGAGAGCTGTAACAGCCGGCTCAGTGAGCTGGAGGAGCAGTTGGTCTTCAAGACAAAGGAGAGCGAGCAGCTAACTGCTGACCTGAAGCAGCAGCACAGTATCAGGGAGCATGAGAAACGAGAGCTCACAGAGCATCTACAACAGACTCAGGAGCAGTTCAGAATCCAGAATGGAAATCTAGTCCAGGCAACAGAGGAGAAATTGCAgtccatggagagagagaaccaaactTTGAAAAAAGAGCTGGAACGGCAGAGGGAAGTCTTTGACAAGATGAAGGATGAGATTCTCAAGACCAAAGATGAGACTCTGAAGGTGGCTGAAGAGAAGTTGTCAAAAGGCAATGCTGGGAAAGTGGCTGAGCTGAAGAAGAAAGCTGAGCAGAAAATAAACCAGATTCAGAAACCGTTGACCTCACAACTCGAGGAGAAGGAAAAGACTGGTGTCAAAGCCCTTCGGACACAGTTGGAGGAGGCCAAGGTAGACAAAGCGACAAAAAAGCAGGGGGCGGAAACCCTGGAGGAGAAAGGAACATCCCTTGAGGAAGCCATGGCCAAGATGAAGGAAGAACAGGAGAAACACATTGAGCAAATTCATAGTGATGAGAGACTGGAAAAAGAGAGCTCTTTACAGAGTTTGAAGGACATGTACGAGGAAAAGCTATCGTTGCTCCAGAGAGACATTTTGAACCAGGAGAAAGCCCTAGCCAAGTGTAAGGAAGAACAAGAAAAGCACCTCGAGCAGCTTCGGAATGACGAGAGACTTGCGAAAGAGAGCTCAAAGAACATGTTCGAGGGAAAGTTATTGTCGTATCGGAGAGATGTTTCGAACCAGGAGGAGACCAAAGCAGACGAGACCGTCTCAAGGCTTGAGTTTGAGAAGAAGCTcaaggaagtggaggaggagaaggtcaACCTTCTGGCTGAAATCAGCCACCTCAAGGAAGATCTGCTTGAGAAGACTGCACTGATTGAACAGCAAAATACAGAATTAGTCCGCTTAGAAACACAGGGTCAGAATGCAGTGGAGGTTGTGGCGCATTGCACTGCAGAGCAAACCAAGAGTCTTACAGCAGACAAGGGGGAGAACCACTCTCTGACGCAGGAAGATGGGGATGCTGAATCTCTGTTGTCCATGCAGAATAAGCTTACGGAGGCGGTGCAGGAGAAGCAGAATCTACAGAAATACCTGCGAACCCTGAGGAAGGAACACCAGCAAGACCTGGAGTATGTGAAGAAAGAGTTGACCCAAGAGAACGAGAAGAAACTCAT GCTTGAGGTTGAAGATCTGGAGATGAAGCACAACTCGTCCCTGAAGCAGCTGATGAGGGAGTTCAACACACAGATGGCTTTGAAAGAACAGGAGCTGactgctgcagtgaaggagaccATTG GGAAGGCCCAGAGCGTGGAGGTGGAGCTTATGGACAGCCATCGGGAGGAGACCAATCAGCTCCAGAAGGTGATCATCCAGAAAGATGATGACTTAAACAAAACGGTCCAACGATATGAGCAGGTCCTCCAG AatcgagaggaggagatgggggacaGAGTGTGTCAGGTACAGAAAAAGCTGGAGGACCTGCAGGCAAGGACCCACAGCGCCAGTGGAGAG ATGGGTGTGGAGGAGCTGCAGGCCCAGCTAGCTGAGAAGACCACCCTGCTGAGTGAGGCCAGGCTGAAGGAACAGCACTTTGTCGACAGG atcCACTCACTGGAGGACAAGATGAAATTATTCCACAAAAACTCAGTGGTGACTCATCTGGGGACCACGTTCAAAG GTACAGCGATGATGGAGCAATGCATCTGA